GTCAATAGCATCCATTATACAAGCACTATTATTGAAATGAAGCTTGATTTTCGATGAATGACCTCCATTTTTAACAATTGAAACGCTCGTTTGAATTTTTCATTGATATTTTGTTTAAGTTTAGTTAAAAAGCTAGCCACCCTAACGCATTAGTGTTGTGGTACGACCAGAATGTATGTTTGGTTTATACGCTTATAGCGAATGGTTAGATTGCTACACTACTATCCCGGCCAACGCCGAAGGAGATGATAATGATATACACAGGCAAGAGTTTATCCGTCAGTCTGTTAGATGATGGCTTTGCTGAACTGGTATTTGATGCCGAAGGTTCAGTAAACAAGTTCGACCGCCAAACGGTGACAGAACTTGATGAAGCAACCCAAGCATTGCTTAAAGAAAGCGGTGTTAAAGGCTTAGTAGTACGCAGCGCAAAATCTGCATTTATTGTAGGTGCTGATATCACCGAATTTACCGGCTTATTCGCGATGGATGAAGCCGAAGTACTAAACTGGGTAGCAAACACGTCTCAGGTGTTTGACCGCTTCGAAGATTTGCCTTTCCCTACCGTTGCTGCCATTAACGGTTTTGCATTGGGTGGTGGCTGTGAAATGACACTAGCCTGTGACCTTCGCGTTGCAGATACAACTGCCTCTATTGGCCTACCAGAAGTTAAATTAGGCATAATGCCTGGCTTTGGTGGCACCGTACGTTTACCTCGCTTAATTGGTGCCGACAATGCACTAGAGTGGATGACCACAGGTAAAGACAGAAAAGGCGCAAAAGCCCTTGCTGAAGGCGCCGTTGACGCCGTAGTTGCACCAGAGTCATTACGCGACAGCGCACTTTCTATGCTAAAAGATGCCGCAGATGGCAAGTTCAAATGGGAAGCACGTCGTGCTCAGAAGAAAGCCCCATTACAGCTAAATAAAAACGAAGCTATGATGAGTTTTTCTACCGCACAAGCCATGGTATTTGCCCAAGCAGGCAAGCACTACCCTGCTCCGCACAAAATGGTAGAAACCGTTCAAAAAGCCGCAGGCCTTGACCGCGATGGCGCACTTAAGCTTGAAAACGCTGGCTTTGTTGCCCTAACTAAAACCGATGCAGCGCAAGCGCAAATTGGTATTTTCCTAGCCGACCAGCTAGTAAGAAGTAAAGGTAAGAAACAAGCTAAAGCTGCCACAAAAGAGGTAAAACTTAATGCCGTACTGGGTGCGGGCATTATGGGTGGCGGTATTGCGTATCAAAGTGCTGTTAAAGGCATGCCAGTGATCATGAAAGACATTAACACTGAAGCACTAGACCTAGGCTTAAACGAAGCTGCCAATATTCTTGGTAAAGGTATGCAGCGCGGTAAAGTTGATGCCAAAACCATGGCAAAAACCCTTAACGCTATTACGCCTACCCTTGACTACAACACGCTTAAAGATGCAGATCTTGTGATTGAAGCCGTTGTTGAAAACCCGAAAGTAAAAGGCATAGTGCTTAAAGAAGTAGAAGACGTAGTGGCCGATGACGCTATCATCTGTTCTAACACCTCTACTATTTCAATTAACCAATTAGCGAAAAGCTTAGACAAGCCAGAACGCTTCTGTGGTATGCACTTCTTTAACCCAGTACACCGCATGCCATTGGTTGAAATTATTCGTGGTGAAAATACCTCGGAAGATACTATTAATGCCGTAGTGGCCACCACACTTCGCATGGGTAAAACCCCAATTGTGGTTAACGATTGCCCAGGGTTCTTGGTAAACCGCGTATTGTTCCCTTACTTCGCAGGCTTCAGTAAGTTGCTAATAGATGGCGCTGATTTTGTTGCTGTTGATAAAGTAATGGAAAAACAGTTCGGCTGGCCAATGGGCCCCGCTTACCTAATGGATGTTGTTGGTATTGATACTGGCGACCACGCTGCAGACGTTATGGCAGCAGGTATTCCAGAGCGTATGGCACGTATTGGCGACGACCCAGTAACCGTGCTTTATAAAGAAAAACGCTTAGGCCAGAAAAATGGCAAAGGCTTTTATAACTACGGTAAAGACAAGCGCGGTAAGCCTACGAAAGTGGCTGCTGAAGAAGCATACAGCTTGCTTGCTCCTATTACAGCCGATACCAAAGACTTCGACGCGCAAGACATTAT
The nucleotide sequence above comes from Alteromonas naphthalenivorans. Encoded proteins:
- the fadB gene encoding fatty acid oxidation complex subunit alpha FadB → MIYTGKSLSVSLLDDGFAELVFDAEGSVNKFDRQTVTELDEATQALLKESGVKGLVVRSAKSAFIVGADITEFTGLFAMDEAEVLNWVANTSQVFDRFEDLPFPTVAAINGFALGGGCEMTLACDLRVADTTASIGLPEVKLGIMPGFGGTVRLPRLIGADNALEWMTTGKDRKGAKALAEGAVDAVVAPESLRDSALSMLKDAADGKFKWEARRAQKKAPLQLNKNEAMMSFSTAQAMVFAQAGKHYPAPHKMVETVQKAAGLDRDGALKLENAGFVALTKTDAAQAQIGIFLADQLVRSKGKKQAKAATKEVKLNAVLGAGIMGGGIAYQSAVKGMPVIMKDINTEALDLGLNEAANILGKGMQRGKVDAKTMAKTLNAITPTLDYNTLKDADLVIEAVVENPKVKGIVLKEVEDVVADDAIICSNTSTISINQLAKSLDKPERFCGMHFFNPVHRMPLVEIIRGENTSEDTINAVVATTLRMGKTPIVVNDCPGFLVNRVLFPYFAGFSKLLIDGADFVAVDKVMEKQFGWPMGPAYLMDVVGIDTGDHAADVMAAGIPERMARIGDDPVTVLYKEKRLGQKNGKGFYNYGKDKRGKPTKVAAEEAYSLLAPITADTKDFDAQDIIARLMIPMANEAIRCLEEGIVGTAAEADMALLYGLGFPPFRGGVFRWIETMGLANFVELADKYASLGPIYQISDGVRKMAAEGKSYFA